DNA sequence from the Streptomyces canus genome:
AGAGGAAGCTCTCCGGACCGGTCGGGGCCGGCGCGTCCTCGGTCTTGGTCAGTGTGGTCACGGTGGTTCGTTCTTCCTAGGAGAGCCGGACGCGCGGGTCGATGTAGGCGTACGCGATGTCGGTGAGGATGTTGACGATCAGGATGAAGAAGGCACCGAACAGCATGACGCCCATGGTGAGCGGCAGGTCCTTGTGGACCGCGCCGTCCACGGCGAGACGGCCGATCCCCTGGAGCGAGAAGGTCAGCTCGGTGACCACGGCGCCGCCGAGCATCGAGCTGATGTCGATGCCGAGGACCGTGACGATCGGGATCATCGAACCGCGCCAGGCGTAGCGGAAGAAGACGTACCTGTTCGACATGCCCTTGGCGCGGGCGGTACGGACGTGCTCCTCCGCGAGCTGCTCGATCATCGAGGAGCGGGCCATACGGGTGTACTGCGCGGTGAAGATGGTGGCCATCACCAGCGTGGGCAGCAGCAAGCCGGTGAACCACTTCCAGGGGTCATCGGTGATCGGGTGGTACGCCGGGTTGTCCATCCAGCCGGTGCTGTACACGAAGATCAGCAGGACGATCGGCCCGAGCACGTAGATCTGGAACGAACTGAGCACCATGGACACACCGGTGGCGATCTTGTCGACCAGTGTTCCGCGCCGGTAGGCGGCGATCATGCCGGCGCCCACACCGACGATGACGAAGACGATCGCACCGCCCGCGGTGAGCGTGAGGGTCGTCGGGAAGCGGTCCATGATCGTCGACCAGACCATGTCGCCCGAGTAGAACGACTGTCCGAGGCAGGGCGCGCTGCAGTGCCCGGTCGGGTAGTCACGGCCGACCACGATGCCGGACATGAAGTCCCAGAACTGCTGGTGGATCGGCAGGTTGAGGCCGAGTGCCTGGCGGATGTCCTCCAGTCTCGCGGGGGAGCAGTCCTTGCCACAGGCCAGGGAGGCGTAGTCGGAGGGCGCGGCGACGAACAGGAAGAACGTGGCGGCGCCGATGAGGAACAGGGTGACCAGGGCACCGACCGTGCGCCGGATGATGAACTGAAACATGGCGGGAGGGCTGCTCTCTGCGGAGACGGTGGGAGGTTTCACGGAGGTGCGGGGGTGCGCTCCGCCTGGTGCGCACCCCCGCGTTCAGCCGTAGAGAGTTACGACTTCACGTACAGGCGGTTGATGTCGATGAGGCTGGACACCGAGCCGTAGCGGGCGCCGCCGATGCTCGACCCGGAGAGCTGGAACTGCTTGGTGTACCAGAGCGGGGCAGCCGGGACGATCTTCTCCAGCAGGTAGTGCTGGGCTTCCTTCCAGGTCTTGGCGGCCGCGGTCGGGTCCTCGGCGAGGGCCTTCTTGATCAGGCCGTCGACCGTGGCGTCCTTGACGTGGGAGTAGTTCGGCGAACCGTCGGTCACCTGAGCGCCGTCGTAGACGGGCGTGATGACCGTGCCCGGCGACGGCCAGTCCTGGCCCCAGCCCGAGATGTACATGTCGTACGGGTTGTCGAGCTTGCCGATCTGCTCGTAGTAGCTCGCCGCGTCGACCTCCTTGGAGACGACGCTGAAGCCGACCTTGGTCAGGGCGTCCTCGATGGCGACCTTGCGCTTCTGGCCGTTCTCGCTGTTGGCGTAGGCGAAGACGACCTTCTTCTCGGCCGCCGGGACGGACTTGAGGATCTCCTTGGCCTTCGCGATGTTGCCCTGCGGCGTCTTCAGACGGCCGTACGGGTCGTAGTTCGCCTCGTAGCCCGGCAGGGTCGGGGCGAAGTAGTTCGGGGCCACGTCGCCGCCGTAGGCGCCGCCCTCACCCGCGATGAGCGACTTGGAGTTGACCGCGTAGGTGATGGCCTGACGGACCTTCAGGTCCTTCATGCGGGTCAGGTTGAAGGTCAGCTGCATGACGTAGGGCTGGTAGCCCTTGACCGTGCGCTTGCTGACGGCCGCGTTGCCGATGACGTCCTGGATCTGCGTGGCCTCGACGCCGCCGGTGAGCTGGATGGCGCTCTTGTCCTCGCCCTGGTCGGCGATCAGACGCTTGGTCTGGGTGGACTCGGTGATGCCGAACTGGAAGTCGAAGCCGTTCGGGTACTGGTGACGGACGGAGTCGGTCTTGGGGTCCCAGTTCGTGTTCTTCTCGAGCACGAGCTCCTTGCCGATCTTGTACGAGGCAACCTTGTACGGACCGGTGGCGACAGGGGCCTTGTCGTACTTCTCCTTGGTGTCCGTCTTCTCCGGGACGACGGCGTAGCCGGCCATGGCCAGCGTCTGCGGCAGGTCCGGGCGGGCCTGGTCGAAGTGGAAGACGACCGTCTTGTCGTCCGGGGTGTCCAGGACCGAGGCCGGCAGGTGCTTGCCGTCGAAGCCGCCGCCCGGCAGGAGCTTGCGGTAGTCGGAGGCGTACTTGCTGCCGGCGAGCCAGGTCTGGAGGTAGGGCGGGCCGTCGAAGATGAACTTCGCGAACTGGCGCTCGACCGTGTGGCGGATGTCGGCAGACGTGATGGCGGCGCCGTTGGCGTCCTTGATGCCGTCCTTCAGCTTGAAGGTCCAGGTCTTGCCGCCGTCGGAGGACTGGCCGGAGTCGGTGGCGAGGTCGCCCACGACCGAGACGCCGCCCTTGCCGTCCTCCTTGAACTGCGTCAGGCGACGGAAGAGCAGGTTGGCGACCTGGCCGGCGTCGGAGACGTAGATCTGGCCCGGGTCCAGGTGCGAGAGGCCCGCCTCCTGGTACACGTTGATCGTGCCACCGGACTTGGCGCCGGCCACCTCCTCGGCAGGACCCGTCGAGCCCGCGGCGTCGGCGTAGGTGACCGCCTTCGACTGGACCGACGCCTCGCTCTGGTCCTTCTTCGAGTCGGTACCGGAGTCGCCGCCCTCGTTCTTGGAGCAGGCCGTGAGGGCCAGGGAACCGGCCGCGAGGGCGACGATGACGGCGCGCGCTCTGCGCGAGCTGATGGGCTTCATGAGGCGAATACCTACCTGTCGGTTGTTATCCATGAGTACTGCCTGACGCGGCTGGTAGGCCGACGCGGGGGCGGCAGTCACCCCCCACCAATGGACGAGTTACCGCCCGGACTTGGGGTCGAAAGCGTCCCGGACCGAGTCTCCGAGGAGGTTGAAGGCCAGAACGAAGATCACCAGCGCCGTGCCGGGGAAGAAGAGGAACGCCGGGTCCTGCTCGGTGTACTTGGCAGCGGCGGCGAACAGTCGTCCCCAGTCCGGAGTCGGCTCGACGAACCCGACTCCGGCGAAGGAAAGGAAGGCGATGGTGAGGATGGTGCTGGGCAGCGAGTACGTGAACTGCACCAGGATCGGCGTCACCACGTTCGGCAGGATCTCCTTGCGGACGATCCGCCAGGGGGAGGCGCCGGAGACCTTGGCGGCCTCGACGAACTCCCTCTCACGCAGGGACAGCACGGTGGAGCGGACCAGACGCGCCATACCCATCCAGCCCAGCAGCCACAGCACGATCAGCATCGCCAGTGCGCGGAAGTACGTGGGGGTATCCTCCCGCGGGTCGACGAAGAACGCGGTGACCACGGGCATGAAGGCGATGAAGAACAGCTGCTGGGGGAAGGACAGGAAGAAGTCGGTGACCCGACCGATCCAGTAGTCGGTACGACCACCGAAGTACCCGCCGATCAGACCGATGATCACGCCCGTGACCATCAGCAGGACCGTCACACCGAGTGCCATGAACAGGGACGTCCGCATGCCGTACATGAGCATGGCGAACAGGTCACGGCCGAACTGCGGCTCCACACCGAACCAGTGGTCGCCCGAGACGCCGCCGAAGTAGCCCAGGGGCAGCCCGAACTGGTCCAGGACCGGCTTGTCGGCGTAGGTCGGGTCCTGCCCGTACAGCGTGTACGGGTCGGTCCCGCTCAGCTTGACCAGCAGCGGCGCGGCCAGCGCGACCACGAAGTACAAAATCACTACCACGGCGCAGATGACACCGGTACGGTCACGCTTGAAGCGCTGCCACATCAACTGGCCGGGAGAACGACCCTCGAGCTTCTGCTCGCCCTTGACAGGCTCGGCGTCCGTCTCGAGCTCGGGGTCCAAGGCGACTGGACTGGTCATGTGTGTACTTCCCCCGGGGGGTTGGAGAGTTGAGCGCAGCACAGATACCGGCAGGTTCTGTGGTTTGGGGGAACTTTCGCCAAAGTGTTCAACGCGCGTCAAGGGCGGAAGGCATAGGGATCTCCCTACCGACCATATTTTGAGGAAAAATTGCAAAGATTGACACCTGGGCGCGCTTGACACGTGAACCGACAGACCGTCAAAACGGACATACCGCAATGGATTTCTGTTCACATGTCCGAAACACCTGGGCGCATTACCGATATCCGGACGGTCACTCATAGGTCACGGACAGGTATCGGCAGGCACGCCTGAGGCCCGGTTCCCCGAGTGTCGGAGAACCGGGCTGCCGACGGTCGCCGGCGGTGGGATCAGCCGTGCTTGGCGCGGCTCGCGGCGCGGGCGCGCTCGCGGGCGTCCAGGTTGACCTTACGGATGCGGACCGCTTCCGGAGTCACCTCGACGCACTCGTCGTCGCGGCAGAACTCCAGGGACTGCTCCAGGGAGAGCTTGCGCGGCGGGACGATCGCCTCGAACGAGTCGGCCGAGGCCGACCGCATGTTCGTGAGCTTCTTCTCCTTGGTGATGTTCACGTCCATGTCGTCGGAACGCGAGTTCTCGCCGACGATCATGCCCTCGTACACCTCGGTGCCCGGGTCGGTGAACAGCACACCGCGCTCCTGGAGGTTCGTCATCGCGAAGGCGGTGACGGCACCGGCGCGGTCGGCGACCAGCGAGCCGTTGTTACGGGTCGTCAGGGTGCCGAACCACGGCTCGTGGCCCTCGTGGATGGAGTGGGCGATACCCGTGCCACGGGTACCGGTCAGGAACTCCGTACGGAAGCCGATCAGGCCGCGGGACGGCACGACGAACTCCATACGGACCCAACCGGAGCCGTGGTTCGACATGTTGTCCATACGGCCCTTGCGGACGCCCATGAGCTGCGTGACCGCGCCCATGTGCTCCTCGGGGACGTCGATCGTCATGCGCTCGACGGGCTCGTACACCTTGCCGTCGACGATCTTGGTGACGACCTGCGGCTTGCCGATCGTCAGCTCGAAGCCCTCACGGCGCATCTGCTCGACCAGGATGGCCAGCGCGAGCTCACCACGGCCCTGGACCTCCCAGGCGTCCGGGCGCTCGGTGTCGAGCACGCGGAGGGAGACGTTGCCGATCAGCTCGCGGTCGAGACGGTCCTTGACCTGGCGGGCGGTCACCTTGCGGTCCTTCACCGCGGCCTTGGCCGAGGCACCCTTGCCGGTGCCGCCCCGGCCGACCAGCGGCGAGGTGTTCGTACCGATGGTCATCGAGATGGCCGGCTCGTCGACCGTGATGAGCGGCAGCGGGATCGGGTTCTCCGGGTCGGCGAGGGTCTCGCCGATCATGATGTCCGGGATACCGGCGACGGCACAGATGTCACCGGGGCCGGCCATCTCGGCGGGCTTGCGGGTGAGCGCCTCGGTCATCAGCAGCTCGGTGATGCGCACGTTGGACATCGTGCCGTCGCGCTTGATCCAGGTGACGGTCTGGCCCTTGCGCAGCTCGCCCTGCTCGACGCGGAGGAGCGCGATACGGCCGAGGAAGTTGTCGGCGTCCAGGTTGGTGACGTGCGCCTGGAGGGGGGCCGTCTCGTCGTACTCCGGGGCCGGGACGTGCGACAGGATCGTGGAGAAGAACGGCTCCAGGCTGTCGCTGTCCGCCGGGACCGTGCCGTTCTCCGGCTTGGTCAGCGAGGCGACACCGTCACGCGCACACGCGTAGACGATGGGGAACTCGATCTGCTCCTCGTCCGCGTCCAGGTCCAGGAAGAGGTCGTACGTCTCGTTGACGACCTCGTCGATCCGGGAGTCCGGGCGGTCGGTCTTGTTGATGCACAGGATGACCGGCAGGCGCTGCTGAAGCGCCTTGCGCAGCACGAAGCGGGTCTGCGGCAGCGGCCCCTCGGAGGCGTCGACCAGCAGGACCACCGCGTCCACCATCGACAGACCGCGCTCGACCTCGCCACCGAAGTCGGCGTGGCCCGGGGTGTCGATGATGTTGATGGTGATGACGTCGCCGCCATCCTTCGGGTGGTACTTCACGGCCGTGTTCTTGGCCAGGATCGTGATGCCCTTCTCACGCTCCAGGTCGTTCGAGTCCATCATGCGGTCGTCGAGCGACTCGGCGGCGTGCGCGGCGAAGGCACCGGCCTGCTTCAGCATGGCGTCGACAAGAGTCGTCTTGCCGTGGTCGACGTGGGCGACGATGGCGACATTGCGGATGTCGTGGCGCGTGGCCATATTGCGGCGTACTCCCAAGTGGTGAGAAGGCCCTGCTACGAACGTCCGTGTGACGCGGGCCTGCCGGGCTTGACACGCCACGGCCTCACCCCATCGTACGTTGCCTCCCGGGCGGGGGCTCGCCGGGCTCAGTCTCCGGACGGCCGGACCGAGGCTTTCCCGCCCTTCTTCAGGAAGCCCATGTCCTCGTAGACGGGCGTCTGGAAACCGAAGGCACCGGCGTTGACCACGTCCTTCTTCGCGGCGGTCAGCTGAGGCCGCTGATACAGCGGGATGGAGCCGGCGGCGGCCCAGATCCGTGAATCGGCCTTGCGGATCAGGCTGCGGCTCTTGCCCTCGTCGAGCGTGGCGACGGCCTGGTCGAAGAGCTGGTCCACCTGGTCGGTGCCGACCCGTGTGTAGTTCTGCTCGACGTTCAGCGAGCCGTCCGCGGCCGGCACCGGCTTCGCGAAGATCGGGCGGGCGTCGGTGGCGGGGAACGCGGACGTGGGCCAGGAGTACAACGCGAGGTCGTACTCCCCGGACGCGATGTGGTCCTTGAAGTAGCTCTCGTCGGAGACCTTGGAGATCTCCGTCCGGATACCGACCTTCTCCAGCATCGAGGAGATCCGCCCGGCCACCGTCCGCAGCGTCCCGGACCCGGGCCCCGACGGCAGCACGAACCGCAGCGCGAGCGCCTTGCCGTTCTTGGCCAGCAGCTTCGTCGCCGCGCCCGCCGGAGCCGCCGTGCCCTTGGGGGCGTAGGCCCCGGGAGCGCCGCCCTGCCTCAGCCCGTTGGCGTACTGCTTGGCGTCCTGAGCGAGCTGCCGCGGACCGTCCCCGACCTTGTGGTGGTCCTTGGGGTCCTTGTCGTCGCCCTTGTCGTCCTCGCCGACGACGTACGTCCCGTCTTCCTCCTTCTCGGAGTCCTGCCCGGCCTTCCTGCCCTTGGCCCCCGCGGCCTTCCCGCCCTTCTTCTTCTCCTTCTTCTCCTTCTCGACCTTGCCGCCGGCCACCCACCCGGCGTCCGTGAGAAGTGCCTGGGCCTCCTCGGTGTCCTGACCGCCGAGCGCGCCGCTGTTGTCGGCGTAGGCGTCCTGGCCGGAGAGGGCGAGGTGGCTGCCGAGGGGCACGGCGGGCAGCCCGAGCGGGGAGAGGACGACGCGGGCCAGCGCCTTGCGGTCGATCGCGCGGGCCACGGCCCGTCGGACCCGCTCGTCGGCGAGCGGGCCGGAGGCACCGTTGAGGGCGAGCTGGGTGTAGGCGGGCTCCAGGGACCTGCGGACCTCGAAGCCCTTCAGGGCCGCCTGCTCACGCTTGTAGGCGGCGACCGCCCTGCGCTCCTTCTGTTGGGCGCTGAGCTCCTCGTCGGCGGCCTCCTCGTCGTCGCTGTGGGCGACGGCCCAGGAGCGCAGCGCGTCGGCGGCGCTCAGGTTGCTGCCGGAGCCGTGCGCGGGGAGTCGGCCCGGGCCCGCGAGCGGGCTGCTGCCGGGCTTGGCTCCCGCGCGGGCGGCGAGGCCGATGCGGCCGAGGGCCTCGGAGTCGACATCGGCGAGCTCGATCTCACCGGCGGCCAGCGCGGTGGCCCGCTTGTCGCGCGGGACGGCGCGGAGCACGATCTGGTCCAGCTTGGCCGGGTGACCCCACCAGCGCGGACTGCGGGTGAGGATGACCTCGTCGTCCTTGCGGTCGACCTTCTTCAGGGTGAAGGGACCGGCGGTGACCTTGAGTTTCTTGCGGGCGGAGTCGTTGAAGGAGTCCGGGGTGCCCATGACGTCCTTCGGGTACAGCGGTGAGAACAGCGAGCGCCAGTCGGCGTACGGCCGCGCGAAGGTGACCCGGACCTCCAGGTCGTTGGCGCCGCGTTCGATCTTCTCGATGCGGTCGTAGCCGGCGTTGCGGGCGGTCCAGTACGCGGAGTCCTTGCCGGACAGGGCGCGCCACTGCGCGGCGAAGTCGGCGGCGCCGATCTCCCGGCCGTCGCTCCACACCGCCTGCTGGTTCAGCTTGTAGAGCACGACCTGCTTGGGCCCGGTCTCGACGACCTTCGCCGACTCCAGGTAGTCGGGGTGGACCTGCGGCCGCCCGTTCGCGTCGAGCCGGTACATCGACGGCAGGACCGCCTGGGCGACGGTGGTGGTGGTCGCGTCCGCGTCCGACTGGAAGGTGTTCAGGGTCTCGGGTACGGCGTCCACGGCCCAGTGCAGGGTGCCGCCGTCGGCGACCCGGTTGCGGGCGGCGGGCGCGATGTCCTGCGCGGCGAGGGGCTTGCTCTTCTTCTCCTCGGAGCTGCACCCGGAGAGCGCGGTCACCGCGAGCGCGCCCGCGGTCAGGAAGACGACCGAGCGCGTGACCGCGCCAGGCCTTCTCGGCACTCTCCCGCCGTCCGCCCGCAGGGCCGAGCAGGTGGGAGAGTGCCGAGGAGGCCTCGGTCCGACGCCGTCGTTGGACATCTCTGCTTACCTCCGGGAGCCGCGGGCGTTATGATCACTTTTGGCGGTATATGGAGCTGATCACATGTATGCGGCCACTGAAGAGGAAAGGGTTCGGCAACGGACGGCGACACGGCGACAACGACCGGGAAGCCCACCCGTGCGGCGCAATCGACGGCGCACGAGGGGCGCGCACGGAGGCTCACGATCCGCCAATCCGTGCACGTCCCTTCACACCGGCTGGTGTGACGCGCAACACTCGCAGGCGCATGACCGTTCCCGTCCAGGGCATCCCCGCCCACGGAAGTGAGGTCACGTCATGTCCGTGAACGACGAACTGGCAGCGGCGCAGCGCGCGCTCGACGAGGTGCTCAGGTACGTCAAGCGCCTTGAGCAGCAGCTGGGCAGCAGCGGTCTGGAGATGCGCCGTGTGCGGATCGACGCCGACCGGCTGCGCGAGAGCCTCGCGCTGCTGAAGGAGACCGACCCGGCGCTCGCCAAGGCGCGCCGCCCGGATCTCGTCTCCATCTCCGACACCCCGTACGACAACACCCTGTGGACGGACTCGGACGACGAGGGACTCGGCGCCCGCGACCGGCGAGCCCCCTGAACCCGACCGGAGTCAAGCGTTGGCCACTGGTACGGAACCTCCCGACACCGAATCCCATAGCGCCCGCGGCGGCGTACGCACCGGTACGCGCGCCGCGATCGACGCCCCGCACCTGCGCACCGACCGCTGGTGGCTGGCTCCGGCGGTCACCGCCGCCGGGCTGCTCGCCTTCATCGTGTACTCGACCTGGCGGGCCTTCGCCGACACGGACTACTACGCGGCCCCGTATGTCTCGCCGTTCTACTCCCCCTGTCTGGCCGAGCGCTGCGAACCCATGCGCCACGGCCCCAACTGGGAGATCTTCGGCAGCTGGTGGGGCATCTCCCCCGCGATCATCATCCTGATCTTCCCGCTCGGCTTCCGCCTGACCTGCTACTACTACCGCAAGGCCTACTACCGGGGCTTCTGGGCGTCCCCGCCGGCCTGCGCGGTGGCCGAGCCGCACAAGAAGTACACCGGCGAGACCCGCTTCCCGCTGATCCTGCAGAACATCCACCGGTACTTCTTCTACGCCGCGATCGTGGTCGCCGGGATCCTGACCTACGACACCGTGCTCTCGTTCCGCAACGAGCGGTACGAGTGGGGGCACATGGGCCTCGGCACCCTCGTCTTCCTGGTCAACATCGTGCTGATCTGGGCGTACACGATCTCGTGCCACTCCTGCCGGCACATCGTCGGCGGCAAGCTCAAGCACTTCTCCAAGCACCCCGTGCGCTACAAGGCGTGGCAGTTCGTCGGGCGGCTCAACGCCCGGCACATGCAGCTCGCCTGGGCGTCGCTGGTGAGCGTGGCGCTCGCCGACTTCTACGTGTATCTGGTCGCCTCCGGCGCTTTCGACGATCCGAGGTTTTTCTGATGTCCGTGGTCGACCGGCAGGAGTGGGACGTCGTCGTGGTGGGCGCCGGGGGTGCCGGTCTCCGCGCCGCCATCGAGGCCCGAGAGCGCGGCGCCCGTACGGCCGTGATCTGCAAGTCACTGTTCGGCAAGGCGCACACGGTGATGGCCGAGGGCGGCATCGCGGCCAGCATGGGCAACGCCAACGCGCACGACAACTGGCAGGTCCACTTCCGCGACACCATGCGCGGCGGGAAGTTCCTCAACCAGTGGCGGATGGCCGAACTGCACGCCCAGGAGGCCCCGGACCGGGTCTGGGAGCTGGAGACCTGGGGCGCCCTGTTCGACCGTACGAAGGACGGCCGGATCTCGCAGCGCAACTTCGGCGGCCATGAGTACCCGCGCCTCGCCCACGTCGGCGACCGCACGGGCCTGGAACTGATCCGCACGCTCCAGCAGAAGATCGTCTCGCTCCAGCAGGAGGACCACAAGGAGACCGGCGACTACGAGTCCCGGCTGAAGGTCTACCAGGAGTGCACGGTCACCCGGGTGCTGAAGGACGGATCACGGATCTCCGGTGTCTTCGCCTACGACCGCGAGACCGGCCGTTTCTTCGTCCTGGAAGCCCCGGCCGTCGTGATCGCGACCGGTGGCATCGGCAAGTCCTTCAAGGTGACGTCGAACTCGTGGGAGTACACGGGGGACGGGCACGCGCTGGCGCTGCTGGCCGGAGCTCCCCTGCTGAACATGGAGTTCGTGCAGTTCCACCCGACCGGCATGGTCTGGCCGCCGTCGGTGAAGGGCATCCTCGTCACCGAGTCGGTCCGCGGTGACGGCGGGGTGCTCAGGAACTCCGAGGGCAAGCGGTTCATGTTCGACTACATCCCCGACGTCTTCAAGGAGAAGTACGCCCAGTCGGAGGAGGAGGGCGACCGCTGGTACGAGGACCCGGACAACAACCGGCGCCCGCCCGAGCTGCTCCCCCGCGACGAGGTGGCCCGCGCGATCAACTCCGAGGTGAAGGCCGGCCGGGGCTCCCCGCACGGCGGGGTCTTCCTGGACGTCTCGACCCGGATGCCCGCCGAGGTCATCCGGCGGCGGCTGCCGTCCATGTACCACCAGTTCAAGGAGCTGGCCGACGTCGACATCACGGCCGAGCCGATGGAGGTCGGGCCGACCTGTCACTACGTGATGGGCGGTATCGCGGTCGAGTCGGACACGGCGGCGGCGCGCGGGGTGCCTGGGCTGTTCGCGGCCGGTGAGGTGGCCGGCGGCATGCACGGCTCGAACCGGCTCGGCGGCAACTCCCTCTCCGACCTGCTGGTGTTCGGTCGCCGGGCGGGCTGGCACGCGGCCGAGTACGCGACCGGGCTCGCGGCGGACCGTCCGCCCGTGGACGAGGTCCAGGTCGACGCGGCGGCGGCCGAGGCGCTGCGGCCGTTCTCGGCGGAGGGCGCGGAGCCCGCCGTAGGCCCTCCGGAGAACCCGTACACCCTGCACCAGGAGCTCCAGCAGGCGATGAACGACCTGGTCGGCATCATCCGCCGCGAGGGCGAGATGGAGCAGGCCCTGGAGAAGCTGGGGGATCTTCGGGTACGGGCCCGGCGGGCCGGGGTGGAGGGGCACCGGCAGTTCAACCCGGGCTGGCACCTCGCGCTGGACCTCAGGAACATGCTGCTGGTCAGCGAGTGTGTGGCGCGGGCCGCGCTGGAGCGGACCGAGTCGCGCGGCGGCCACACCCGCGAGGACCATCCGACGATGGACCGTGGGTGGCGCCGGATCAACCTGCTGTGCCAACTGACCGACCCCACGGGCGGGTTGGCGGCGACCGACCCCGTCCGGGGCCAGATCGACCTGACCCGCGAGACCACCGACCCCATCCGCGCCGACCTGCTCGCCCTCTTCGACAAGGAGGAGCTGGTCAAGTACCTCGCCGAAGAGGAGCTGTACGAATGAGCGGCTACACGGCCCACTTCAAGGTGTGGCGGGGTGATGTGAAGGGCGGGGACCTGGAGGACTTCAAGGTCGAGGTCAACGACGGCGAGGTGGTGCTGGACATCATCCACCGCCTCCAGGCCACCCAGGCGCCCGATCTCGCCGTCCGCTGGAACTGCAAGGCGGGCAAGTGCGGTTCCTGCTCCGCGGAGATCAACGGGCGGCCCCGGCTGATGTGCATGACCCGCATGTCGGTGTTCACTCCGGAGGAGACGATCACCGTCACCCCGCTGCGGGCCTTCCCCGTGGTCCGGGACCTGGTCACGAACGTCGGCTTCAACTACCAGAAGGCGCGCGAGGTCCCGGCGTTCGTGCCGCCG
Encoded proteins:
- a CDS encoding fumarate reductase/succinate dehydrogenase flavoprotein subunit, coding for MSVVDRQEWDVVVVGAGGAGLRAAIEARERGARTAVICKSLFGKAHTVMAEGGIAASMGNANAHDNWQVHFRDTMRGGKFLNQWRMAELHAQEAPDRVWELETWGALFDRTKDGRISQRNFGGHEYPRLAHVGDRTGLELIRTLQQKIVSLQQEDHKETGDYESRLKVYQECTVTRVLKDGSRISGVFAYDRETGRFFVLEAPAVVIATGGIGKSFKVTSNSWEYTGDGHALALLAGAPLLNMEFVQFHPTGMVWPPSVKGILVTESVRGDGGVLRNSEGKRFMFDYIPDVFKEKYAQSEEEGDRWYEDPDNNRRPPELLPRDEVARAINSEVKAGRGSPHGGVFLDVSTRMPAEVIRRRLPSMYHQFKELADVDITAEPMEVGPTCHYVMGGIAVESDTAAARGVPGLFAAGEVAGGMHGSNRLGGNSLSDLLVFGRRAGWHAAEYATGLAADRPPVDEVQVDAAAAEALRPFSAEGAEPAVGPPENPYTLHQELQQAMNDLVGIIRREGEMEQALEKLGDLRVRARRAGVEGHRQFNPGWHLALDLRNMLLVSECVARAALERTESRGGHTREDHPTMDRGWRRINLLCQLTDPTGGLAATDPVRGQIDLTRETTDPIRADLLALFDKEELVKYLAEEELYE